GAGAGTAATGTGAAAAAACAGAAGTATTAAATCAGAACAACAGTCCTCTTTTTTGAGGCTTTTTTAATTTTAGTGAAAGACTTCTAAAAATGTAAAAAGCTATAAAACCATATTTTTCGAAACCGGTATTACTTTTCGAGATTCTTTATCGCATCTCACTTTTTACATAGATTAATGTGAAATTCTAGTTTTTAAAATAATCTAGATTTTCACTTTGTTTGTATTGATTTTAACTTAAAATGAAAAATAATAATGTTATGTAAACTGAAAATGTAAAGGTTTCTTCCTGAAAATTTTATATAAAATTGCTGTTTATAACGTTTATTACCCAGTTTGAAAAAATAATAATAGAATGTTTACAATTATATTAAAAAGGAAACAATAATCTGGTGTTCATATCGTACACATGATAAGATGATGAACGTAGAATCTATTTGATGTGAAAGAGTGGTTGTGTTTGAATAGAAAGAAAATCATCGTCATCATTGGTCCAACAGCAGTTGGAAAAACGAAACTTAGCATTGACCTTGCCCACCGGTTAGATGGTGAAATTATTAGCGGTGATTCAATGCAAATTTATAAAGGCATGGACATAGGAACAGCCAAAATTAGCGCAGATGAGATGGAGGGTATTCCTCATCATCTTATAGATATTAAAAATCCGGATGACGATTTTTCAGTAGCGGAATTTCAAGGAAAAGTTAGACCCTTAATTGATGACATTACAAGAGAAAACAAAATGCCAATGATTGTTGGAGGGACAGGCTTATATATACAATCTGTTTTATATGATTATCAGTTTACTGAATCTCCATCAGATCCTGAATTTAGGAAGAAGCTTGAAGAATCCCTAAAAATTAATGGTGAACATGCCATACATCAATTATTAGTTGATGTTGATCCGGAGTCTGCTAGTAAAATCCATCCAAATAATACAAGAAGAGTTATTAGAGCCTTAGAAATTTTTCATTGTACCGGTGTGACAATGGCAGAGCATCTGAAACAACAGGAAAGCCAACTTTTGTATGATGTAGCCTTAGTTGGTTTAACGATGGACAGAGATATTTTATATGCCAGGATTAACGAGCGTGTTGATTCTATGATCAAACAAGGACTCATTGAGGAAGTAAAGAAGCTGTATGATATTGGCATACGTGATACACAGGCAATAAAAGCAATAGGCTACAAAGAAATTTATGACTACCTTGATGGTTTAACATCACTTGAAGATGCAATAATCCAATTAAAGCAGAATTCAAGAAGATATGCTAAACGTCAGTTAACATGGTTTCGAAATAAAATGGATGTTAAATGGTTTAATATGACCCCACCTATAAATCATGAACAAAAGCTGGATGAAATTTTTACATACATAGCAGGAAAGCTGAAACTTTAATCGAATTAAAAGGTATAGATAAAAGAGGAGGACGAAACATGAAGCAATCAATCAATATTCAAGATCAATTTCTTAATCAACTTCGTAAGGATGGAACTTTTGTAACTGTTTTTTTATTAAATGGATTCCAATTAAGAGGCCTTGTTAAGGGCTTTGATAACTTTACAGTATTGTTAGAAACAGAGGGTAAGCAACAGCTTATTTACAAACATGCTATTTCAACATTTTCACCACAAAAAAACATACAAATAGAACTAGAGCAATAAAAGTAAGGGAGTTGATGAAAAACATCAACTCCCTTTATTTTTTGAAATTTATCATTTAAATAGATCTCAAGGTTTTAATTTATGGAAAACTGAATATAGATAAAGGAATGGATATTTCTTGGGAAAGCGCAGAAACCAACAAAATTCCTCCTTTTTTGCGTTTGCCGTTTGGACAATTTCATTCCATAGTCAAATTTTTAAAAAGCTCACGTATACTAAGTAACAGATAGTGAGGTGAAGGTCTTTGGAACGTGATCAAGCATTCACATATAAAACAAATGGACAAATAAATATAATTTTAAACAATCAATCTAAAGAAAAAGTGGAAGTCAGCTCCTCTTCATATGACTTAAAAATTCCTAAGGTAGAGGTCAAGCACGCGATTTTAAAGGAAATTGAGGAAGAAATGGGGCTCGCTTGTCGGGATGAATGAAATGAAGAGAATGATAAAAGAAATTTACGCTTGGATTTTTATAAATAAAAAGCGTGAAGAACAGGGGTTAAAAGTAGGAAAGCAAGCACTTCACATGATGTTTAAAGGAAATCCTGGTACAGGAAAAACAACTGTTGCAAGATTAGTTGGAAAACTATTTTTTCAAATGAATGTTTTATCAAAAGGACATCTTATTGAAGCAGAAAGGGCAGATCTTGTCGGAGAATATATCGGGCATACTGCACAAAAAACTCGGGATTTAATTAAGAAAGCACTTGGTGGGATATTATTTATTGATGAAGCCTATTCTCTTGCTAGAGGAGGAGAAAAAGACTTTGGTAAGGAAGCAATTGATACATTGGTCAAACATATGGAAGATAAGCAGCATGATTTTGTATTAATCTTAGCCGGATACCCACGTGAAATGGAAAACTTTTTGTCTTTGAACCCAGGACTTTTATCAAGGTTTCCACTTGTTGTAGATTTTCCTGATTATTCTGTTGACGACTTAATGGATATTTCGGAACTTATGATGACAGAACGAGAATACAGATTTCACCAAGATGCAGAAATCAAACTCAAAGAACATTTAATGGCTGTTAAAACGGAAACACATCCATCAAAGTTTAGTAATGGTCGCTACGTTCGGAACATAATTGAAAAGTCTATCCGTTCACAAGCGATGAGGTTATTATTAACGGACAGATATAATCGAGAAGATCTTTTAACAATAAAAAGTCAAGATTTGGTATTAAATGAACATAAAAGTAATTGAGGTTAAAGTTGTTTTTTATTGAGATCGACTTTCAAGGCATTGTCCCCATTTTAATTAACTGGGGGCTTTTGTTCTTAATAATATTTTTAAGAGGCGCTAGCCGTTCTTTTTTTATATTTTTATCATACATCATATATCAGGTTACTATTTGCACTGTCTGTTCAATTGCGGGACAGTTTTTTCGATATGGAGGTAATGATGAAAATAAAACTAATTCTTTTACTCGTTTTAACAGGAGTCCTATTAGGGATTTGTATTGTCTTGATTAAGCCGGACGCCGGAGGAACATCTATAGAAGTAACAACAAGTGAAATCAAAGAAGATTATAAAACATTCACTTATGTTATTACAAAAGTTGATGGTAATGAATATCATGGACAATCAACAGATGGAAAAACTAAAATACAATTTAATAGCGAGAATATTAAACATCCTTTAACAGAAAAACTTGAAGTGAAAGATAAGATTGTGGCTTATGTAGAATCTGAAAATCATATTAATGGGATTGTTAAAATCGAAAAAATTGAAAATGAAAAATAGACATTTTCGATTTCTAAAACAAAAAAGGTACTTGCACAGTACCATTCAATAAACAAATATATTTACGATAGTCAATTGATGACTATCGTTTTGTGTTTTCCTTAAGTTGCTAATTCCATTGTGATTAAAGAACATGATATTAATATATTTTATTTCTCATAAGGTTCATATTTACGATCAGGTACAGCTTCTTCAGAGAATGTGGTTGTTGTTTCTTCGGATTGATTTAAGTTATTTTTAGTTGGCTGTAGGTTTGTCATAACAGAAGGGGTTATGGGATTGTCTGTTTTTTTATTAAAAAATCCTTTTCCATTTTCAGGATTTGAAATAATTCCCAATGTAACAAGAATACCTAAAACAGATGTGACATAAGTTTCCCAACTTGTTAGATCAATTTGTAGGCCTAAATCTTTAAATACCATATATAAAAGAGAAGCAATAGATGTCCATAAACCATAATTTCTCCATTTCATTATAATCACACCTTTCTTTTTGTAGCTATCATATAAAGTATTCTTGATTAATCAATCGGTGAGGGCATTCAGGATATTTAGGAGAAAGGAATTAATAAATAAAAATTGATTTCAGAAACCTTAACATGTATTGCCTCTAAATTAACTGAATAAAAATAAGTTAGAGTTTGTAGTGAATGTGAAAAATAATCATTATAATTCTTATAGACAATAAAAAGTTCTTAACCATAACTTTCAGGTTCATTATGAATTAATTTGTATAAATATAGAGTCATATAAATTTAGCATTAAACCAGTAATATTCAATCGAAAAAAGCTATAAAAAACAACTTTGGAAACGCTTTCAATAATACCCTCTAAATGTTAGAATACAAACTATAAGAGGGAGTGATTAGGATGTGTGATAACAAATTATTTTTAGAACAGCTAAAATACCTTGTTGAAAATAACTTGTCACTTAACGAATCTGTCATTAATCAATTGGTGGAAAAATACGATAAAAATCCATTTTTAACA
This Metabacillus endolithicus DNA region includes the following protein-coding sequences:
- the miaA gene encoding tRNA (adenosine(37)-N6)-dimethylallyltransferase MiaA; this encodes MNRKKIIVIIGPTAVGKTKLSIDLAHRLDGEIISGDSMQIYKGMDIGTAKISADEMEGIPHHLIDIKNPDDDFSVAEFQGKVRPLIDDITRENKMPMIVGGTGLYIQSVLYDYQFTESPSDPEFRKKLEESLKINGEHAIHQLLVDVDPESASKIHPNNTRRVIRALEIFHCTGVTMAEHLKQQESQLLYDVALVGLTMDRDILYARINERVDSMIKQGLIEEVKKLYDIGIRDTQAIKAIGYKEIYDYLDGLTSLEDAIIQLKQNSRRYAKRQLTWFRNKMDVKWFNMTPPINHEQKLDEIFTYIAGKLKL
- the hfq gene encoding RNA chaperone Hfq: MKQSINIQDQFLNQLRKDGTFVTVFLLNGFQLRGLVKGFDNFTVLLETEGKQQLIYKHAISTFSPQKNIQIELEQ